The Candidatus Desulfarcum epimagneticum DNA segment CCCCACAGTGACCGCAAAATGGTTGTATCTTTTTCTGAGACTGGCCAATTCATCATCGCAGGCGATCACAGGATAGCCCAATACTTTTTTTTCAATATTTTCAGGAAGATCAACAATTCCGGCTATTGAAAATCCACCATCCTGCTCAATCACATCAATGCATGATTTACAATGGCCGCCTCCGCCGATTAAAATAATTTCAATCTTTTTTATCATTTAAAATGACGCTGCTTGGCAGGTTAACCATTCTGTCTTCCAGGAATTTTGAATTCGCCAAATTATCTGTCTGGCATTCTTTATACATTTCCAGTCTGTTTAAAAGCCGCCAGGCAGGGCGTGTCATAATTTTTTTTTCATTTGTCGCTTCAAGGAATCTGTCTCTTTCCGCTATATTTTCCAAAACAATGGCATTCAGCCAGTAATTGGATTTTGCATCCTCCGGTTCTTTTATAAACTCTATTTTCTTATCAGAAAAAAAGTTTTCATATTTCTTTGCCAATCGTCTTTTATTTTCAAGAAAACCAGGCAAACGTTCCATCTGGGCGCACCCGAGCGCGGCGTTTAAATTGGGGAGTCTGTAATTATAGGCGATTTGATCATGAACATATTCCCATTTATGGGGGCGTTTTGCGGTTGTGGTGATATGTTTTGCTTTTTGGGCCAGAGATTTGTCATCTGTCACAATCATCCCGCCCCCGCCTGTGGTGACAATCTTATTCCCATTAAAACTAAAAACCCCAAAAGTTCCAAAAGTCCCAGTGTGTCTGTCTTTATAAAAAGAGCCCAGGGATTCGCTGGCGTCTTCAATCAAAACAATGTGATATGCGTCGCAAATATCTTTAATTTCATCAATTCTGCAGGGGTGGCCAAACGTATGCGTTGGAACACACGCTTTTATTCTTTTGCCGGTCGATTTATTAACGCAGCAATTATTTTTTTGTCTGGTTTTTTCAGAAAGAAATCTGCTCAAACTTTCAGGGGACAGCCCGAGGGCGCCTTGATCCACATCAATAAATACAGGTTTTGCCCCGGTGTAGGATA contains these protein-coding regions:
- a CDS encoding Aminotransferase; protein product: MFDELIVYIRKVMDQEAGPVPLHEPIFSENEKKYLLDCIDSTFVSSVGRYVDRFEDMTAEYSKAKYAIATVNGTAALHVSLLLSGVQKDDEVITQALTFVATANAISYTGAKPVFIDVDQGALGLSPESLSRFLSEKTRQKNNCCVNKSTGKRIKACVPTHTFGHPCRIDEIKDICDAYHIVLIEDASESLGSFYKDRHTGTFGTFGVFSFNGNKIVTTGGGGMIVTDDKSLAQKAKHITTTAKRPHKWEYVHDQIAYNYRLPNLNAALGCAQMERLPGFLENKRRLAKKYENFFSDKKIEFIKEPEDAKSNYWLNAIVLENIAERDRFLEATNEKKIMTRPAWRLLNRLEMYKECQTDNLANSKFLEDRMVNLPSSVILNDKKD